Part of the Pseudarthrobacter sp. L1SW genome, GGCCCAGCGCTACTTCCTCTTCTAGAACTTCGAACGTCGGAGCCACACGTGATCATCGAAAAAGTCCTCGGCAACCTGCACGAACTGCCGGACCCGCACGCCTACGCCGGGCTGCACCAGGAAAAAGTGGTCCTCCCCAGCGCGCAGCTGGTCAAACGCATCCAGCGGGCCACCACAGACCACGGCAAGGAAATCGGCATCCGCCTGCCCGCAGGCTCCGGCGACCTGCGGGACGGGGACATCCTCCACGTCGAAGCGACCAACATGATCGTGGTGTCAGTCCTGCCCACCGACGTCCTGGTCATCGCTCCCCGAACCATCCACGAGATGGGCGTCGTGGCCCACTCCCTCGGCAACCGGCACCTCCAGGCCCAGTTCTTCGACTCCGCTTCGGAATATGAAGCCGACGTCATGGTGTGCGCCTACGACCACACCGTCGAGGACTACCTTATCCACGTGGGTGCGCCCTATACCCGCCAGGAACGCGTCATGCCTGTGCCTTTCCGCCATGCTGAACACTCGCACTAATAACCTTGTCGCCGCGCTGCGCGCTCTACGGGAGGTGCAGCTTGGGTGCGCCGCCCCGGATTGGGGGCCGTGCCCGCTCCGCGGTGCCCGCCACGCCGCGGCCCCCAATCCGGGCCGTCGCGATGCTCCGTCCCGTTGGGCGGCAGTGCGGTGAGCAGTTACCAGCTTGCTCTTCAACAGTTGGTTGACTCTGCTCTTCCTACTGGGGCTTTTGCGCACTCCCTTGGGTTTGAGACGTACCTCGATCGGGAGCTCGTTCTTGATGAGGGGTCTTTCGGGGAGTGGTTGTCTGTTTTTGTCTCGCAGTCGCTTACCTACTCTGACGGGCTGGCCATTCGCTTCCTTTATGAGGGCTGGGACTTGGGGGAGCTGGATGTGCTGTTGTCTGCCTCTTTGCTCCCTCGGCAGGTTCGGGAGGCCAGCCTCAAGATGGGCTCGCGGTTGCTCGAGATCGGTGGGGAGGTTTTTCCCTCGCCTGCGCTGGAACTGTACCGGGACCTGGTGAGCAGCGGCCGGGCCGCGGGGCACCAGCCGCTGGCGTTCGCCGTCGTCGCCCGTTCCCTCGGGGTGCCGCTGCCGGAGGCGTTGGCCGCCTACCTTTTCGCCACCGCCACCTCACTCACGCAGAACGCCGTCCGCGCCATCCCGCTCGGCCAGAACGCCGGCCAGCGGCTCCTTAGGCAAGCGGCCGACGGCGTTGCCGCCGCCGTCCAACGCATCCCGCACCTGACGCCGGACGACTTAGGGGCCGTCAGCCCCGGACTGGAAATTTCGCAAATGCGGCACGAACGCCAACGTGCCCGGATGTTCATGAGCTAACTGTGCTTTTTACTGAGGAGGAACAATGGCTGAACCCATCAAGATCGGCATCGGAGGACCCGTCGGTGCCGGTAAAACCCAGCTCGTGGAGCGGCTCACCCGGCACATGAGCGGCGGGATCTCCATGGCCGCCATCACCAACGACATCTACACCATCGAGGACGCCAAGATCCTCGCCGCCAACGGCATCCTGCCCGTGGACCGGATCATCGGCGTCGAAACCGGCGGCTGCCCCCACACCGCCATCCGCGAAGACACCTCCATGAACACCGCCGCCATCGAGGAGCTCAAGGCCCGGCACCCGGACCTGCAGGTGATCTTCGTCGAATCCGGCGGCGACAACCTCTCGGCAACCTTCAGCCCTGAACTCGTCGACTTCTCGATCTACATCATCGACGTGGCCCAGGGCGAAAAAATCCCCCGCAAAGCCGGCCAGGGCATGATCAAGTCCGATCTCTTCATCATCAACAAAACCGACCTCGCACCCCACGTAGGCGCTGACCTCGCCGTCATGGAGCGGGACTCCAAAGAATTCCGCGGAGCAAAGCCGTTCTGCTTCACGAACCTCAAGACAGATGAGGGGCTGGACAAGGTCATGGACTGGATCCGGCACGACGTCCTGATGCTCGACCTCGCAACATGAGCACGACGACGGCGCCAAGTTCCGCGCGTCCCTCGCCGGGCCCTGCGCCCGCGGGTGGAAGGGGCCGTGCCCGCTCCGCGGTGCCCGCCACGCCGCGGCCCCTTCCACCCGCGTCCGCTGATCGGGCCCCCACGGGGGAGCTTGAGCTTGTGGTCGCCTTGCGTGGGGAGCGCTCGGTTGCGTCGCATCAGTATCATCGGGGCGCTCTTCGGGTTTTGCGGCCGCATTATCTTGATGACTCTGGGCAGGTTTGCTATGTCGTTGTGAATCCTGGTGGTGCCTATCTTGGGGCGGATCTCTTTCTTGTTGATGTTGAGGTGGGGGATGATGCTGACCTGCTGCTGACAACCCAGTCGGCTACCAAGGTTTACCGGACTCCCGGGTCTTTTGCTGAGCAGCGGATGACTGTGCGGCTGGGGGAGGGGGCCCGGCTGGAGCTTCTGCCCGACCAGCTCATCGCCTACCGGGAGGCCAGCTACCGGCAACGGACGCACCTCACTGTCCATCCGTCGTCGAGCCTTGTTATGACCGAAGTTGTGACGCCGGGCTGGTCGCCGGACGGTGCTGCCTTCCGCTACGAGGAAGTGAGGCTGCGGAACGAGATCCACGTCGAGGCGGAGGGCGGCACTGAGCTGCTGGCCTTGGACAACCTGCTCATCCGCCCGCCGTCTGCCGATGTAACGGGTTTGGGATTCATGGAAGGCTTCAGCCACCTCGGGTCGCTGATCGTGGTGGACCCGCGCGTGGACCAGGCGCTCGCCGACGAGCTGCACGGCATCACGGGGGACGCAAATGCCCTGGCCGGGATCTCCCTCACCCGCACCGTGGGCGGAACCACGGGGCTGGTCCTGCGCTCGCTGTCGAACAGCACCGGGGAACTGAACAGGCTCTTGGGGGACTGCATCTCGCTCCTCCGGGAGCGGTGGCACGGGCAGGGACCGCTGAACCTGAGGAAGCACTGATGACTGCCCTCGGGACTATCACCACGCTGTACCGGCAGCGGGAAGCGCTGCCGCTGCGGACCCGCCTGCTGTGGATGTTTGGTGCCGTGGCCGCCCTGCACACGGCCGCCGTCGTACTCCTGCTGGCCGGCAACGCAGGCGCCGCGGGCGGGACCGGCGCGCAGGCGCTCACGTGGGGGCTGGTGCTGACCGCCTACCTGGCCGGCGTGAAGCACAGCTACGACTGGGACCACCTGGCAGCCATCGACAACTCCACCCGGAAGTTCGTTGCGCAACGGCAGGACCCGGTGAGCGTCGGGTTCGCGTTCAGCCTTGGCCACAGCTCCGTGGTCACCCTGGCGGGTGTGCTGGTGGCTGCCGGCGCCGCAGTGGTGGGGGAGCTCATGCAGGACGGATCAACCGGCAACCTGGTGCTCGGGCTTGTGGGCAGCGGTGTGTCCGGGCTGTTCCTGTTGGCGATGGGCCTGTTCAACGGTTCAGCGTTCGCGCGCTCGGCCCGCGCCTACCGCCGGGCACGGACCGGGGCGCCCATCAACCCCTTGGACCTGGAGCCGCGGGCACTTGTGGCGCGACTCCTCGCGCGGCCGCTGGCCAGGGTGCGGCGGCCGCGGAACATCTACGTGGTTGGCTTCCTGTTCGGGCTGGGCTTTGACACCGCCACAACAGTCGGTCTCCTGATGATGACGACGGCGGCCTCGCTGGCCGGGGTGCCGGCATTCGCCTTGCTGGCGCTGCCCCTCGCGTTCACCGCAGCCATGACCCTGTGCGATTCGCTCAACGGGGTGGCCATGATGCGGCTGTACCGCTCTGCCCTCGACGATCCTCAACGGAGGCTCGGCTTCAACGCCCTGGTCACCGGGATCTCGGCGGTGTCCGCCCTGTTCATCGCGGTCATCACCCTGGGTGGCTTCGTCAACGCCGCCTTCGCGCTGGAAGATCCCCTGACGGTGTGGCTGGGATCCATCGACCTGGGCGACGCCGGCCTGCTGCTGGTGGCGCTGCTGGCTGCTGTGTGGGCCGCGGCGGCCCTGAAGGCGAGGAGCCAGGATAAGCGGGCCCACGGATTTTCCGGCCCTGAGCCCGTGTGAAGCCAACGCCATGCCGCCCGCGACGGCGCCAATGGCACGGCTCAGGCGGCTATCCGGCCCCTGCCCTTGACGTGGGTCCGGTTCTTCCCAGGGACCGGCCGGGGGCGTTTCGCCTGCGAGCCGGACAGGACCTGTTCACCGTCGGGCACGGTAGCGTCCGTTTCCAGGTGGGTGCCGTGCTCAATCAGCACGCTGGAACCGATCCGGGAATGGCTCCCGATGTGCACCCGGTTTCCCACCACGGTCCCGCGGCCTACGCGCACGCCGTCGCCGATCACGGTCCGCTCGCCCACCGTGGCGTCGCGGTCAATCCAGCTGCCGTGGCCTATCCGGCAGCCCGGGCCGATCCGGGCGCCGCTCTCCACGTACGTCATGGCGCCGATCCGGGCGCTCTCGGCCACAACGGCGCCGGGCGCGATAAGCCCGCCGCCGTTGGCATGCCTGACGTACCGGGTGACCTTCCCGGCGTCGTCTTCTACTGATACAAACTTCGCGTTCATTCAATCCCTCGTTCGAATGAGCGGAACTTTCCGCACATTCAGTTAACGGCGCGGAACTCAAGGGGATTCCCGAACGGTGCCTAGGAGCCCTTGTGTCCCTATGGCGAGACCGCTCCGGGCTGTCCACCTTCTTCCTGTCCAGGGGCGGCCTCCTGTTCGGCCTCATGCTCTGCTTCCGGCTCAGTGAGCTGCAGGACGGTTCCGTGGAAAGCGGGCAGTTCCAGGAAGAAACTGTGCAGGTCATCCACCTGGCCAACGGCGTCGCCACTGAAAAGGTCGTGGACGGCAGCCCCGGGCACCAGGTGGCTGGACTGGATGCTGCCCGCAATATCCTGGTCCGAGAAATTCAGCACGGTGACGCCCAGCGCACCGCTTTCCAGCCGGATGACCATCACCAGCAGGCCGCGGTTGGAAACGTCCGGTACATCGAGCAGGGCCCCGGTGGCTATCCCGCTTTCCTCGCGCACGGCCAGGATCCGCTGGAGCCGGCTGGCATAGGAGTCCGGGTTCCGCAGCTGCTCCGGGAGCGGGCCGTAGAGGCTGCGCGCCCTGGGCATTCCGGAGGAGGACGCTTCCGCGTCCGGGCTGGTGCCCATGATGTCGTGGGCGCCGCGGTTGATCCAGCGGGTGTCGCCCTGGGCGGTGAGCTCCTCGACGCTCTTCCGGTCCAGCGCGGTGATCCCGGCCAGGTCCCAGCCGGACAGGGCGAAGACCCCGGGCTGGAGCGCGTTGTACATCGAGAGGAGGATGTGCACGTCAAGGATCCGTGCTTCCTCCTCGGCGGAGATGGCGTGCGGGTCCCGGATTCCCAGTGCGGCCATGATGAAGCTGACTGAGGTGCAGGCGATGCCGTTCGTGGTGAACACCGCGTTGTAGGGTGCGTTCTCGCCGGTCAGCCGTTCGCGCATGGTCTGCTGCACCTGCTCAGCGAGCTGGGCGCCGGTGAGCTCCTGCCCGTTGAGTTCGAACAGCTCGTCCCGGTGCCCGGCGGCGAAGTGCATCAGCTCGTAGGTCAGCTCATCGTGGTTTTGCAGGGCGTGCACGAGTGAAGCCTGGTCCACGCCGATCTCCATGGAAAGCCGAAGCGTGAGCCGCAGGAGCTCGGTATCCGCGGTGACAAGGGCGTAGTGGTAGGCCGGCCTGGTGATGAAGTCGTAGGAAAGGTCGGGGCCTGCCTCGGAGGTCGCCTTGATGTCGTCGATGGTCAGGTTCAGTTCCTGGAAGGAGAACCCGCCCACCTTCCGGATCATGGAGCCGATGAGCTGGTTGGCCGCCTCGGACAGCGGGTGCCCCTCGGACCAGCCGGGCTGCTCTTCGGCGCTCTTCTCCACTCCGAGGAATCCGTTGGCGTCCAGCCGGAGCGCGCCGGTGCCCAGGTCAACCAGGGAATGCAGCGCATCGCCTACCACCAGGCGCATCCCCGCAAACGTGGGGTCCAGCCAGTTGATGGACGGCTGGCCTGCCTTGAAGTAGTGGAGGTAGACCCAGCGGCGCGTCTTCCCCGTGGTGTCCACGATGGGCCGGGTTGCGCTCCAGTTGGTTTCCTTGACACCGGGCTCATAGAAAATGACGCGCTGCAGCCTGCCGATGATGTAGCCGGCCTTCTGCAGTGACTGCTCGGCGTCCGGGCTCAGGTTTACCGAGTCCTGCCCCTCGGGCACGTCCGGCAGCAGGTGCCAGTCCTCCTCGGGGATGTCCACCATGTGGTAGATCCCCGGGTAGTCCCGGAAATTCATCTCGGCCAGGCGGAAGTCGGCTCCCTTGCCGGTGTGCCCGGGAACGATGTCGTCAATGATGGTGCCGCCGTGGTCCGCAGCAACCTCGCACATCCGGCGGAATTCATCCTCCGTGCCGAACACGGGATCAATCGCCATGCTGATCCTGTCGAAGTGGCCGTCCACGCTGGGCGTTTGGGACCAGCCGCTGATGCCGCCGGCCAGTTTGACCGGGCCCGTGTGGATGGCGCGGATGCCTATCTGGCTGAAGGCTTCCCACATGGCGGGGTCACCCAGGGCCGAGAGGAAGGACTGGCTGGACCTGGTGATGAAGGACAGGGGATATGCGGTGAACCAGACAGGCGCACGTTCAACGGCAGCCCGGGGATTCGGGTGGGCGTACGAGTTCTGCCACATGCTGGCCTGCCCTGAGAGCTGCCTGGCCAGTGTATTGGCGTCTCCCAGCATTGCCTGGTTCCGCAGCCATTCGACGTACGCCGTATTGCGCCCGTCGAATTCGAAGGACGGTCTCGTGGCAAAGTACTGGCGGCGCCGCGCCGTCGGCCTCAGGGCCTTGGGCCGGGCAGGGTAGAACTGTTCGTCGAAATTGACGTCAGGTTCTACCGAAGGTTCAGCAGCTGTTACTTCATCCTTGCCGGCAACGGTCTCCGCTTCATAAACACCGTCGCTGGCCATCGGTTCCCGCATACAGTCCTCTTCCTACACGTCGATTCCGCAGTCCCAAGGCGCACTGCCTGACACCCTTCCCATAGTCCCAAGTACCCGGGGGCGCCGAGACTATTCGGGTGAACTACGAAACTACCAAGAAACGGCTAGGCCACGAGGTTGGCCGCGGCAGTGTCCATATGTTCCCGGATGGTTTTCCGGGCCAGTGAGGCGTCACCGGTTTCGATGGCCGCCACAATGTCGTGGTGCCGGTCCACGCTCATGTTCTTCACGCCCTTTTCGAGCCCGGCGAACATGATGGACATCCTGATGGACCCTTCCAATGATTCCCAGGTGTGCAGGAGCGTCTCGTTGCCCGTGAGCCGGCAGAGCGTCCGGTGGAACTCCAGGTCGGATTCGACGCGCTGCTGCAGGCTTTCCTTCTCGGCTGCCGTCATGGCATCGATGGCTGCGCGGAGGGACGTGATGACGTGCTGGCGGTCCGGCAGTTCACAGAGCGTGCGGGCGGCCAGCGATTCCAGGGCTGCGCGAACGGTGTAGATGTCCCGGATTTCTTTTTCGTCCAGGTGGCGGACGGAGAGCCTGCCGCGGGGCCCGGCGGAGACCAGCCCTTCCTGTTCGAGCTGGCGCAGGGCTTCGCGCAGGGTTCCCCGGCTGATCTGCAGCATCTCGGAAAGTTCGGTTTCCACCAGGTGGCGTCCCGGTTCGAGTTCTCCGCTGGTGATGGCGGTGCGCAGTGCCGAGAGTGCCTGTTCGCGCAGGCTCTTTTTTTGCAGTCCCAGCAGCGGGGCGGTCAGTCCGGCCATGGCCTCTGTCCTCAATGTTGTAAGTCGACTGTTTACAGTCGGTCGTACTTTCGATGGTACGGCAGAAAGCACGGGACCGGCCGGGCCGGCGCCGTGCTTTCTGCGATGCGGGACGGGTGCTAGCCGAGCTCGGCGAGAACCTTGGCCACGATGCGGTCCACGGCCAGGCCGTAGCGGCTATGCAGGGTTGGCAGGGCGCCGGCGTCCAGGAACTGGTCCGGAAGTGCCACCGGCACCACGCGTTTGCCAATGCCTGCGGTGACGACGGCGGAGGCAACGGTTTCGAACAGGCCGCCCACCACGGAGTGGTTCTCCAGGGTGACGGCGAGCCGGTCCGTGTTGATCTCCGCCAGGACCGTTGCGGCGTCGAACGGCTTGATGGTGGGGGTGTGCACGACGGCGACATCCACGTTGTGTGCCGCCAGTGCCTTGGCTGCCTGGAGGGCGCGCATGGTCATCAGCCCCGAGGAAACGAACACGACGTCATTGCCGCCGCGCAGCACCTTGGCCTTGCCGAGTTCGAACGTGTAGCCGTACTCGTCCAGCACGGTGGGCACGTTGCCGCGCAGCAGGCGCAGGTAGGTGGGTCCGTCCGATTCTGCCAGCTGGGGGACGGCCTGCTCGATGTCCACCGAGTCGCACGGGTCCACGATGGTCAGGTTGGGCATGCCGCGGAAAATCGCCATGTCCTCAGTGGCCTGGTGGCTGGGGCCGTACCCCGTGGTCAGGCCGGGAAGGCCGCCCACGATGTTAACGTTCAGGTTCGGCTCGGCCGCATCCAGGCAGAGGAAGTCGTAGGCGCGGCGGGCAGCGAACACGGAGTACGTGGACGCGAACGGCACCAGGCCTGTTTCTGCGAGCCCGGCGGCGGCGCCGAAGAGCAGCTGCTCCGCCATGCCCATCTGGAAGAAGCGCTCGGGGAAGGCCTGCGCGAAGATGTGCATGTCCGTGTACTTGCCCAGGTCCGCGGTGAGGCCAACGATCTTGTCGTTCTCCTGCGCGGCCTTGGCCAGTGCGTGCCCGAACGGTGCCGAGGACGTTTTCTGGCCGGGGTCCGCGAAGGAGGCGATCATCGCAGAGGTCTTGAGCTTCGGCTTCACAGCGGCCGTGGTGTTGGGGGCCTCGGCGGTGGTGCTCACTTGGTGTCTCCTTCAGCGGCTTCGTAGCCGGCGGTCAGCTGCTCGCGGCAGACCTGCCATTCGTGTTCGTCGATGCGCATGAAGTGCGCCTTTTCGCGCTCCTCCAGCAGGGGCACGCCGCGGCCCACCTTCGTGTCGCACAGGATCACCGAGGGGCGTCCGACGGCGGCGGCCTGGGCGGCTGCGTTGTCGAACGC contains:
- the ureG gene encoding urease accessory protein UreG — protein: MAEPIKIGIGGPVGAGKTQLVERLTRHMSGGISMAAITNDIYTIEDAKILAANGILPVDRIIGVETGGCPHTAIREDTSMNTAAIEELKARHPDLQVIFVESGGDNLSATFSPELVDFSIYIIDVAQGEKIPRKAGQGMIKSDLFIINKTDLAPHVGADLAVMERDSKEFRGAKPFCFTNLKTDEGLDKVMDWIRHDVLMLDLAT
- a CDS encoding urease accessory protein UreD, which gives rise to MSTTTAPSSARPSPGPAPAGGRGRARSAVPATPRPLPPASADRAPTGELELVVALRGERSVASHQYHRGALRVLRPHYLDDSGQVCYVVVNPGGAYLGADLFLVDVEVGDDADLLLTTQSATKVYRTPGSFAEQRMTVRLGEGARLELLPDQLIAYREASYRQRTHLTVHPSSSLVMTEVVTPGWSPDGAAFRYEEVRLRNEIHVEAEGGTELLALDNLLIRPPSADVTGLGFMEGFSHLGSLIVVDPRVDQALADELHGITGDANALAGISLTRTVGGTTGLVLRSLSNSTGELNRLLGDCISLLRERWHGQGPLNLRKH
- a CDS encoding HoxN/HupN/NixA family nickel/cobalt transporter: MTALGTITTLYRQREALPLRTRLLWMFGAVAALHTAAVVLLLAGNAGAAGGTGAQALTWGLVLTAYLAGVKHSYDWDHLAAIDNSTRKFVAQRQDPVSVGFAFSLGHSSVVTLAGVLVAAGAAVVGELMQDGSTGNLVLGLVGSGVSGLFLLAMGLFNGSAFARSARAYRRARTGAPINPLDLEPRALVARLLARPLARVRRPRNIYVVGFLFGLGFDTATTVGLLMMTTAASLAGVPAFALLALPLAFTAAMTLCDSLNGVAMMRLYRSALDDPQRRLGFNALVTGISAVSALFIAVITLGGFVNAAFALEDPLTVWLGSIDLGDAGLLLVALLAAVWAAAALKARSQDKRAHGFSGPEPV
- the ureE gene encoding urease accessory protein UreE — encoded protein: MIIEKVLGNLHELPDPHAYAGLHQEKVVLPSAQLVKRIQRATTDHGKEIGIRLPAGSGDLRDGDILHVEATNMIVVSVLPTDVLVIAPRTIHEMGVVAHSLGNRHLQAQFFDSASEYEADVMVCAYDHTVEDYLIHVGAPYTRQERVMPVPFRHAEHSH
- a CDS encoding transketolase family protein; protein product: MSTTAEAPNTTAAVKPKLKTSAMIASFADPGQKTSSAPFGHALAKAAQENDKIVGLTADLGKYTDMHIFAQAFPERFFQMGMAEQLLFGAAAGLAETGLVPFASTYSVFAARRAYDFLCLDAAEPNLNVNIVGGLPGLTTGYGPSHQATEDMAIFRGMPNLTIVDPCDSVDIEQAVPQLAESDGPTYLRLLRGNVPTVLDEYGYTFELGKAKVLRGGNDVVFVSSGLMTMRALQAAKALAAHNVDVAVVHTPTIKPFDAATVLAEINTDRLAVTLENHSVVGGLFETVASAVVTAGIGKRVVPVALPDQFLDAGALPTLHSRYGLAVDRIVAKVLAELG
- a CDS encoding DapH/DapD/GlmU-related protein, with product MNAKFVSVEDDAGKVTRYVRHANGGGLIAPGAVVAESARIGAMTYVESGARIGPGCRIGHGSWIDRDATVGERTVIGDGVRVGRGTVVGNRVHIGSHSRIGSSVLIEHGTHLETDATVPDGEQVLSGSQAKRPRPVPGKNRTHVKGRGRIAA
- the treS gene encoding maltose alpha-D-glucosyltransferase; translated protein: MREPMASDGVYEAETVAGKDEVTAAEPSVEPDVNFDEQFYPARPKALRPTARRRQYFATRPSFEFDGRNTAYVEWLRNQAMLGDANTLARQLSGQASMWQNSYAHPNPRAAVERAPVWFTAYPLSFITRSSQSFLSALGDPAMWEAFSQIGIRAIHTGPVKLAGGISGWSQTPSVDGHFDRISMAIDPVFGTEDEFRRMCEVAADHGGTIIDDIVPGHTGKGADFRLAEMNFRDYPGIYHMVDIPEEDWHLLPDVPEGQDSVNLSPDAEQSLQKAGYIIGRLQRVIFYEPGVKETNWSATRPIVDTTGKTRRWVYLHYFKAGQPSINWLDPTFAGMRLVVGDALHSLVDLGTGALRLDANGFLGVEKSAEEQPGWSEGHPLSEAANQLIGSMIRKVGGFSFQELNLTIDDIKATSEAGPDLSYDFITRPAYHYALVTADTELLRLTLRLSMEIGVDQASLVHALQNHDELTYELMHFAAGHRDELFELNGQELTGAQLAEQVQQTMRERLTGENAPYNAVFTTNGIACTSVSFIMAALGIRDPHAISAEEEARILDVHILLSMYNALQPGVFALSGWDLAGITALDRKSVEELTAQGDTRWINRGAHDIMGTSPDAEASSSGMPRARSLYGPLPEQLRNPDSYASRLQRILAVREESGIATGALLDVPDVSNRGLLVMVIRLESGALGVTVLNFSDQDIAGSIQSSHLVPGAAVHDLFSGDAVGQVDDLHSFFLELPAFHGTVLQLTEPEAEHEAEQEAAPGQEEGGQPGAVSP
- a CDS encoding GntR family transcriptional regulator, with translation MAGLTAPLLGLQKKSLREQALSALRTAITSGELEPGRHLVETELSEMLQISRGTLREALRQLEQEGLVSAGPRGRLSVRHLDEKEIRDIYTVRAALESLAARTLCELPDRQHVITSLRAAIDAMTAAEKESLQQRVESDLEFHRTLCRLTGNETLLHTWESLEGSIRMSIMFAGLEKGVKNMSVDRHHDIVAAIETGDASLARKTIREHMDTAAANLVA
- a CDS encoding urease accessory protein UreF, whose translation is MSSYQLALQQLVDSALPTGAFAHSLGFETYLDRELVLDEGSFGEWLSVFVSQSLTYSDGLAIRFLYEGWDLGELDVLLSASLLPRQVREASLKMGSRLLEIGGEVFPSPALELYRDLVSSGRAAGHQPLAFAVVARSLGVPLPEALAAYLFATATSLTQNAVRAIPLGQNAGQRLLRQAADGVAAAVQRIPHLTPDDLGAVSPGLEISQMRHERQRARMFMS